Genomic DNA from Anoplopoma fimbria isolate UVic2021 breed Golden Eagle Sablefish chromosome 22, Afim_UVic_2022, whole genome shotgun sequence:
CAGCAAAACAAGTTGTGAGCTTCCTCTAAAAGCAATAACAGATCACTAAGCACAAGTTCGGTGCTCTTAAatcctgttttaaaaaacaaaaaagactctCACCTTCTTGATCTCCTCTTCGAAACCTTTCTCCAGGTACTTGTAACGCCTGATCAGTTTGTTAAACACCTGTTTAGGGTGGGGAAACCAACACATTAAAGCCAACTCTGTGCTTAAACGCATGcatgaaatcaaatgttttgttgaagGATACCTCGTCACACATGTGCTTTCTACCTGAGCGTATGCTTGCATGGTCTCAAGGTCTTCTTGTGCCGTGAATAGGCAGAACTCGGTGCGGGTCATGTCGTCGGATAGAGTCCCTCCTGGGGCTGCAGGAGAGAGGAAATACTTCCGTATGAgtccaaacagcagctgcatGCTTTAACAACACAGATTTTCGACATCATATTTATACGAACGATATTTTTCGTCCATCAACTATAACTATAAACAACGTATCTTCTTCAACACGACTCACCCAGCATTCCGCCGGCCACCAGGATGTCGAAGAGCGTCTCTGCATACCGGCGGTAGTCAAGCTTGCCGCCAGAGGCATCAAGGAACTTTGCGACCGCTTCCAAATCAGAGCCAGATTGATTCAAGCCTTGTACGATACTTTCTTGAAACAGAGTAGGGTCAAATCTCTCCTTTTCATCTGTGGAAAAGGGACGCACATGTTgggttcattaaaaaaaatatataaaaaacttcCAGGAATAACATAACAGAGAAAAAGCACAAACCTCTTTTCCTCGTTTTGAACCGCTGGCCTGTTAGCGTCggcttttgctgcttttgaTTACTCATAAAAGACACCCTGAAAAAGGACAGACAGTTAATGTTTACACGGTAACACACAAGTGAACAATACACGCTGCTCCCTTCGGTACGTTTGTACTGCCTGCTTTGGGTGTAACGTTAACGCCTGTGGCTAAATCTGTACCTTCAGTCTTCTTAGGAATGAAAGGTGTGGATGTTAATAAATACcagaagacaaaaacatatgtTGTCTATTTGTTCATCCCAGTGGTGTTTGTGTAAACCTGCTCCATGTGGTTGATTCTGCCCTGTAAATGCTCATTAATAACCATAATGTATATAAAGACACATGTTGAACACTCaagttataaaaacacaataaagttgTACCCCATGTTTAAAGAGGTGTTTTCAATGTGCAATGATGCTTTAGGAACTATAtgctttttacacacacacacatatatcacatgtatatatacacacacatatatatacacacacatatatacacacacacatatatatacacacatatatatatactacatatatatatataataaatatataataaatgatttgtgtattgtatatatatataatatatatagatatattatatatatatatatatatatatatatataatatatagatatatatatatattctgctgATACAATacacaaatcatttatttatatatacatattttatatgtatgtgtatatatatatatatatatatatatatattatatatatatatatacatatatacacacacacacacacacatatatacacatataaatacacacacattttttaaaatatatatatgtgtatgtatatatgtttatgtatatatatatatatacatacatatatataaaaaatacatatatataaataatatgatatatatatatatatcatatatatatatatatatatatatatatatatatatatatatgtgtatatatatatatatatatatatatatatatatatatatatatatatatatatatacatatatatatatatatatatatatatatatatatatatatatatatatatatacatatatatatatatatatatatatatatatatatatatatatatatatatatatatatatatatatatacatatatatatatatgtatatgtatatatatgtatgtgtgtatatatatatatatatatatatatatatatatatacatatacattctGCTGATACAACACACATGATTATATTAAACCGTATGCGCATGCGCACATGAACTGGGCTCTCCAGGCTACatgtagcattagcattagcatcggCTAGCTGCGGGCCTCACCATGCGCTGGTTAGCGGGGCCCGCTAACTATAgccagagaatgtctaatatgagctatagctagctagctatccgtgtttgtttaaatataatcaGCCCCTGCTTATATAATTAAAAGACACCACCACGCAGAGCTAACCAGCCACTAAGCACAACCTTCTACCAGCATGTCATGatttaaaaacgttttatttaAAAACGAGAAAGGCTGGATGAGGCTAATGCTAACCTAGCTACACAATGCTAGCTGGAGCAGCGGCCATGTTGGAAACATTCCGCCGTGAAAAGCGTCGTGTTCCCGGCCCCGAAAACGACGTTTTACCGCCTGTTTGACGAAGTTAATGTGCGAGTTGGCACAGAGCAGATGTAAATACAAGTAACTCACCGAAAGTTATGCAGATTAAAAACGGTTGTGAACCAGGGGAAGCAAACTAAAGTGTCGACTCTCTCACTGACAGAAAGACCTTCACTTCCGCATTCTCTGCCCACTGCGCATGCGCGGTTTAAAGGGACTCTCCGGCccacaataaataatatttatttatatttaattattttgggaggaagggaggatgacactttatttattctcctgtattttataactatataataaaatattaaattttatatttacaatgtaatttgttttattacatataCACATAGAGATAGAAAACAGTGAGTTTaatcaattatatttaaattacattgtaAATCTatgaaaattaatattttgttatatagTTGTGAAATACTATTTTATCTAATAATTATTTCTCATAGTATTTCATAActatataacaaaatattaaatttcaTAGATCTACAatgtaatttgatttattacatttacacataGAGATAGAAAACAGTGAGTTTaatcaattatatttaaattacattgtaAATCTAtgaaatttaatattttgttgtatagttgTGAAATGCAACTTATCTTATaattaaatatctaaaaatgaaGTGTAATATTGTCTATGTGTACAAATTACACAGAGATAGAAAACAGTGAGTTTaatcaattatatttaaatgtaataaaacaaattacattGTAAATCtatgacatttaatattttgttatatagTTGTGAAATACTATCttatcttttaattaaatatctaaaaatgaaGTGTAATATTGTCTATCTGTACAAATTACACATAGAGATAGAAAACAGTgagtttaattaattataattaaattacattgtAAATCTAtgaaattttatattttgttatatagtTGTGAAATACAACTTATCTTATaattaaatatctaaaaatgaaGTGTAATATTGTTTATGTGTACAAATTACACATAGATATAGAAAACAGTGAGTTTaatcaattatatttaaattacattgtaAATCTAtgaaatttaatattttgttctaTAGTTGTGAAatactatcttatcttataattatTTCTCATAGTATTTCATAActatataacaaaatattaaatttcaTAGATTTACAatgtaatttgatttattacatttaaatataattgattAAACTCACTGTTTTCTATCTCTATGTGTAATTTGTACACAAAgacatataatagtatatatacAATTGACTAAATATTACTGATTGTGTAACTTACCCTTTATTATTAAATACTTGAGcctcatttgtgtttattttacagcatACAAACATTAATCTGTGTCAAACAAGAGacatatctaaataaaaaaaacaagatcaaaataagtattataaataagtaatgataatttctgtctgtataaataatatttcagttacagtGGAATTCTCTACTGTAACTTTAATATTTGCTATATTTATAAAACTATTAttgatcttgttttatttttacaatttacttGTCTGTATTAATATAATAGTATAAATTTAACCCTGATAACCTCACTGTtgtctaataaaggattatcttatttaaatactttttgagagcctcatttgtgtttattttacctcATACAACTATTTAACAAACATTAATCTGTGTCATTATTTAACAATTCTATATATCTTAATGAACACTAACAATCATGTGTATTCACTGCCCTCTTGTGGTGAAAGTGCGTAATTACACCCACTgcgtttttattttgaatgatcCAACCAGAAGAATTGCTTGTGTATAATTTGTCTTTGCAGCCAACTGTATATTAATCCAGATGTAGTGACTAACAATGACCACAGGATATGTATGGGTAAGTATATATTGAAAGGAGGTTTCCAAGGTAGTTGATCCCATTTTGGTTCCTTTTTGGATGTCAGATTTTAggatatttaaaattaaaacatcTGTTACCTTTTCCTAAATGTGGTTCAGTTGAAGcaaggaaatgacaaataagagacttcaGCTTCGGCTCCACAAGAAGACAAATCTTTACTAGTTTAGAAACAAGTTTCTGTTATTCTGCAATGCTTCTGAATGGATTTAGAGGAAACGCTGggtttatttaatgtatttaataacttttcaattatttattagtCTATTGTTGAAATGTTGATACTGCAGGATGTGATTATAATACATGTTAAGAATTAAGTAAAAAGTATATCGAtttgtttaatatgttaataaaatgtgcgaaacattattctttctttcattcattattgTTTGTTACATTCATTATTCTTTGTTACATTCATTATTGTTTGTTACATTCATTATTGTTTGTTACATTCATTATTCTTTGTTACATTCATTATTCTTTCTTACATTCATTATTGTTTGTTACATTCATTATTCTTTGTTACATTCATTATTCTTTCTTACATTCAGTTCTGGCTTTTGATTGATCAAATTCTGGCTTTtgattgaaagaaaaacagagattcAGGTTTAGATGTTTAAGGCCCACGGTTTGAAAGATCCTGGTTCGCTGGCTGGAATctggaacaaaataaaacaaacaaacaatgaaattggtggctttccttttttttattatttagttaaatTATTGTTATACGTTTGCCTTATTTTACAAGAATAATTTACACccacaaatcaataaaaaaacaataagaacagttaataaacaaggtcagacacaggtgttttctaATTAACCTGTTCGTTATTATTGatctttcattaaaaaacaggATGGAAAACCAGAGAGGATCTTTTGGTTTCCttgaacatttattaaataatgtatttatcttAGGTGAGTTAAAAGTTCctattcaaaaaacaaaaaagctaaaaaactGTGTTTGAAGAACGTCTAAATGCTGTTTCCGAGGATTttacacaaaaagaacaaaaaataaacttgcaaagatacagtaaataaaaatgtaatcgaTACCTTCTGAGTGAACGGGGAGGCACAAGCCAGACAGGCTCTCTCCGGCGTCGCAGGGCTGTCCAGAGAAAACGGGCCGCCCAAACCGGAGTCTTGGCGGGCCGCAGCCACGGCGTCTTTGATGGCGAAGAACACGGAACTGCCCAGGAAGAGAACCGGTTCTCCGATGCCCTGCGGAGCCAAATCATCCGAAACGTTACGCCTTACATAGATTGATGGGAGTCTGAGACAAGAAAGAATAAACCAACAGGACAGACGGAAAGAAAACGATAAAGACACgtatgacctctgaccttaGAGGAGTAGATGGCGTGGGGGTTGTGGGAGTCTGGCAGCAGATAGACGTTGAAGCGAAGCGGCACGTCGCAGACCGCCGGGACCTTGTACTGAGACGGGCCTCGCGTGTACAGGAGCCCGGAGGGGGAAAACTTCAACTCCTCCAGAGTGTAGAGGCCCAAACCCTGCATGAAGGCTCCTTCAATCTgagggacggagggaggagagaggaaaggaaaggaggaaagatGGAGCCAGTAAACAAAAAACGACGCAAAGAGAACATATTTTTCTGTTGGattattgttaattattatttattactataTTTGAACACTTTATTTAATGGGTCCAATGATATTTTcgtattttttctaaatttgtaaatatttttattgacataatTTGTACAAAACAGGGAACTGCttcaattttatatatttatttaaataaaatagaaaagagagagaaaagctaaataaaacagCACCACCCGTTTTGTTGTAAATTgtgaacatatttttaaatatttcttcatatttctcaTCATTAATCGTATTCTCTCTGGGTGAAATGTGGCGGTTCATTTTGTGAGTGTTGTTTATTTGAGCTTCTAAGAAAATGACACAGTGGTTGCATCAGCGATCTCACCTGTCCGATGTCCACTGAGGGGTTCACACTCCTGCCGATGTCCATCACGATGTCCGTCCTCACCGTCTAAGAGATCAAAGCCAACAAACATCTTTTTGAATTCTGAATATTGTCCCTCTGCTGCACTGAGACGAGAGAGGAAACGGTTCTGACCCTGTAGTCTCCTGTGAGGCAGTCCAGCTCCACCTCGGAGCAGCACACTCCGAAGACGAAGTAAGCGTACGGCTTCCCCTCCTTCTTGTCCCAGTCCATGTAAAGGTCGGGACCTCtgaggacaaacaggaagttctTACCGTCTCTGGATGAATTAACGAAATAAATCAGACTTCATGTTTTCCTGCATACCTGTAGAATCCAGTTGCTGATAAACTGATTTTCTGAAAAAATGCGGCCTGGACCTGAGTGCAAATTgaagaaatattttcattaattccccccccaaaaatccCAGATAATTGAGGTTCTCTTTTCAAATCGTACCCAACTCTCCCATGATCCTTTGGGGTTCTTCTGCCTGATTGGCTCCAGGCGCTGGTACAGAGTCTCGCAGGcattctgaataaaaaaaacaagtacacTGCACTAGTAATTCAGAATAAAAGATGTATAACGGCGGGAAAAAGACGCGCCAAAATATGCAAGATCTGGACTTCACCTTGACCGCCATGCCGTTGGCGTCGGTGCCGAAGGAGGCAGCGGTCGGGCAGGTGTTGGGAACGGTGTTGGTGCTGGTTTCACTGATGTAGATCATAGAGGGAGGGATATGAAGCTCCCGACTCGCCACCTAACAGCCAACAGGAAACAAACCCAGagctgaaatgttttgtgttactgTCGTGAAAAGACGCCAGCGGGTTCTAAAAAGGTCAGATGTCATTCACACATGAAGTAGATCCACCCGTACCTGTTGCATTTTAGTGTGGAGTCCCTGACCCATCTCCGTCCCGCCGTGAGACACCAGAACTGAGCCGTCTTTGTAGATGTGGACCAGAGCTGCagcctttcacacacacacacacacacacacacacacacacacacacacacacacacacacacacacacacacacacacacacacacacaaacaagcacataattatataaaaacaccTCATCAGGACTCAAAGAGGAGAGAAACTGAATCCCAGAGACCTGATTCAGGAAGCTTTCTGAGAATGCGATCCCATATTTAATGGGGATGATGGACATCCCCCTCTTCTTCCAGCGGTTCTGCTGGTTGAACCGGTCGACGGCCCGGCGGCGCTCGCCGTAGTCGGACTTGACCTTGCACTCCTCCCAGCAACGCAGCAGGTTCTCCGGGCTGAACTCAAACTTGTAGTGGGTGAGCGACGGCCCCTTGTACATGTTGATCTCCCGGATCTGACGAAGAAttcaaaaataatgacttatacGGTGGCTTCGTTACTGGTCTTTTGTGAGAGAGAATGGCGTGGAGTACCACCTGGTCCGCAGGGCGCCCCAGCACCGCCGCCACGTCGTTGACCACGTTCTCCACCACCACGAGGCTCTGCGGCACGCCGAAGCCCCTGAAGGCGGTGTTGGAGGGCAGGTTGGTCCTGCAGGCGGCGGCGTGGCCTCTCAGGTTGGGGATGTTGTAGGCGTTGTCGAAGTGAAGGACGATTTTTTCTGCTATCTGCAAGAAGAAGACCATCAATAACGTGCTTTTTTTACCTTTATGACCTCATAATAAACATCACCGCTTTCTACCCACCAGAGGAGATTCATCCACCGTGTTGCCAGCGTTGGCGTAGTACTGGATGTCTGCAGCCACGATCCGTCCGTCATTCATGAAACCcacctgaaaacaaacaacaatcaaCCTCCAGGCTTCTAGATTACTATAAATCattgatttaaattatttgcATTGCAGTTtcgtttaattattttaatttatttgtttaaaatgttttatttaaaacccAGAATGTAATATTAAATGCAATTTAAGTAAtacaaatgcagatttttttgtatgttagtATATAGTCTCTTGAGATAAAGTGTGATGTTGTACTTTGTATTTTCCCAGGACAGGGTGACGGCCTCCTGTGATCAACATGTCCTCTCCTCGCTCCAGGACGCAGCGGACTGCACGATTGGTCCtgaacagaaatgtaaaaacaatcaaagaaagagaagaattCAAGACCTTTCCAGCATGTTCAGGAAGTGCATCGCAGCCTCTTGTCAAATTAAACGCGTTTGGCAAACAGAAGACCGTTAACAGCAGGTGTGGACAGGGCCTTACTTCCACGCAGCCACAGAGGTGATACAAGCCAGTATCGAGGTTTTAACCACCTTCCCGCCGAAGGCTCCGCCTATTCTTTTGACGTGACAGGTGACCCTGTTGGACGGGATGCTCAGCGTCTCCGCTATTGCATCCTGCAATCGGGAAAAGGAGACAAAGCAAACAACCTCTGATTTTCTCTTTCTACAATGCTCATGATACTGATGAAAAGAAGAACACATTTACAGAGTGAAACTAAGTATGTGTGCACCTGAACTAGCGTCGGCCACTGAGTGGAGACGTACGCGTTGAACTCCGTCTCCTCACCAACAGGAACGACCAGCATGCTCTGGGTCTCCAGGTAGAAATGCTCCTGGCCACCCATTCGAAACTCTCctgtggaaacaaacacaaaaacgtGAAAAACAGTTTGGACGAACGGACAAAACCAAAACCTGGTTCTGTTTGAAGCTacagaacaagaagaagaatgttACCGGCTCACacataaaaatgcattaaatcGACAGTTCAGTTGCATAAAACCCAGACGTTCTTCTCCAGATAGAAAGCAGACTTTCACCTTGGTGAACCTGATCAACAGTTTCAAAGGCTTTCGTCACATCTCCTCTCTCAATCCTCATCTGAGGCTCAAAGAAAGACGACTTCTCAATGGCTTCCTGTCACAGTGGGACGGAGCAAAAAACGTTATTTACAGATATGTGACATATGTGAAACACAAGGTAACGtgtagaaaattaaaaaagctgTGTTGTTTGACAGCAGGAACATCTGAGCCGGACTCCACGGACCTCTGGGGTAAAAACCGGGTCAGGCAGGTCCTCGTAGGCGACCTTCACAGCCGCCGCTCCTCGTTTGGCGTGTGCTCTCGTATCGGCGACCACCGCGCACAACATCTGCCCGACGCAGGACACCTGCAGAGAAACCGCAAGGGGGACGATTTAACCGGAGACCAGAATCAAGATGAGCCCTAAAATGCATTTACAAAACACATCCTGTAAAGTACAGTCCTGCAGGATGtattgaataatatatatacggTATATCTCTTGACTTATGCAGATAATTGctatgaattcatttattttgtgactttcactgtttgtaataaaaatatctttaattttagattaaattgacattttggaaCTCAAGTCAGAACTGAATTTTATACATAAACGTacaaacgtgcacacacactctaccTCAGTCTCAGCAAGCAGCTCCTCTTCATAACCAAGTATTTTACGAACTTTCTGCCCTGGAATATCTGTTGCCGTGACGACGTCGACCACGCCGGGAAGCCGCAGAGCCTCGCTCACATCCAGCGCTCTGTCGGATGAACGAAACATTCAAAACGAGAagtcacatttacattacattacagtcatttagcagaggcttttctccaaagcgacttacagtcagtagtatgttacatatcattcacccattcacacactgatgacaggctaccatcaaggtgccaccatcagactctaactaacattcaacatccagtccacaccgatggcaagccttcaggagcaacttggggttaagtgtcttgcccaaggacacatcgactgccgaagccgggtatcgaaccaccgaccctctgattggagaactaccttgctctccactacgccacagccgcccctaagtgtagaaaaaaaccccaaaagagCGTCAGAAATCAAACATCCCGTGTACTTACGTTATTTTAGCGTGCGCTCGGGAGCTGGTGACCAGAGCGAGGAAGAGCTCGCCGTCTGTTCTGGGGATGTCGTCACAGTACACGGCCTCGCCCGTGGCCTGGCTGAGGCCAGAGCGATGCATGATGGGACGTCCCACTGGGTCCTGGTCGCTCTGGTCCTTTGACACacgctgaagaagaagaagaggaagcatTGAAGTTTATTTACCGTTAAATGTGCGTggaggaaaagtggaaaaagatCAAAAGTGCTTTTTTCTGACCGGGAACTCCTGCAGACTGGTCTGGATCTCTCTGGGTAACGGATGCATCTTCTCAGCGAGCTCATCTGTAATCacattctgcacacacaaactctctggTCGGAAATATATAGGCAGGATCTTTATTTCAGGGGAAAATTTACATTTGAGGCAAATAAAATAGAGCaatgttagtttgtttttgttgtttttttatcagtgcCCTGTCTGACCTTCTCTCTAAGTTTCTGCAGGACCTCCAGGTTAAATTTGAAGAGGAAGCTGAGAGTCAAAGAGCGACGAAACTCCACTTTTCCTCCAGGAGCCGACGGAGGGAGGTCCAACTCGTCCAGGAGGACATCGTAGGCCCGGCTGAGGGTCTCATCATCCCAAGGCCTGATGGGAAATATTAAAGCAGACACGACGGCAAAACTAAAACATTGATGAGTGCGTGTGATAAACACGGCTCTGACCTGGTGACGATCGCTGCGCAGGTTTTGGCGGCGCTGACGGTGGTCGGCCCCATTCCTCCGTAGTAAATACTGACATCCTGAACCAGGCGGGACGCCTCTGAGAAAAACACTCTCATGCCCGTCGTCACTGTGGAGAAGGAGCTCTCCTTCCTCGGAGCCTGGCGGAAAGCTCGAACAAACTCCCCCTGCAGGAACGGGCAGTGTAGtttaacctttgacctgcaTGCACATAGTACAACGATAAACTCGGAGAGAAGAGTTGTACCTTTCTGGAGAAGGGAATGAAGACGGACACAACAATCTCTTCTGGCTTCAGGATGGTTTTCCCAAAGCTCACAAAGAAGTCCTGATTCAGAGGAAGCTCTCGTCTTCCTCCTGGTGGATTCAGACAGAACCTCTTTAGAGTCTTGAGTGACTTGAgtctactttttttatttcgacAGCAGAACTTCTTCCAGAACCTGTCACGGCAACTTACCGTCAGAAATGACGCTCACTTTGCAGTTCCCCGCGGCCAAAACAGGGTTCAGGTCTGAGTTTGGGAAAGCGCTCACGATGTTGCCCCCGAGAGtctgaaaatgcaaaaagaaagaaaaaacaaatctataaaacatttaatatatattagcAGAGCTGTGGAGTCTACTTACAGCGACGTTCCGGATCTGCTGGCTTCCCAAGCTGCCCAGCTGTTGGGTCAGGGCTCTGAACAGTTCGGTCTCCTCCTCTGGAAACTGAGGAACCAGATTCTCCAAAAGGGACCGGACCTCAGTGAGGCTGCAGCCAGCTCCGACCCAAACACCTGCAGAGGAGCACGAATGTAAACCAACAAAAGCTGCAGGATTAGTGCTGCGATGACAAAACTGGAAATCTTTTAAACTTGTCTGTCAAAGTGGAAACTACTAAACGGGGTTTACTCGCCCTGCGGCGTCTGCGTGACCTCAAACAGCTCCATGACTCTGGTTGGAGATATTATCAGCGGATGCACGATGCCTTTAAACTTTATATCTGGaccttgaacacaacacagaccAGGGATAGTTagaactaaaataaaacagcagcagtttataaTCAGAACACATTAGTTTACCCACAgaagatgcaaaaacaaaatatatatatagatcataATATGTTGCTATAAAAATAGCAGaaagaacatgaaagaaaacttGAACTTTAAGAGCGATAAAATTAAGACtctgcacttttctttttctcataaatGTATCTGAGAGGAAATTCAAGGTTTCATTCTCAacatttctttgaatttttttcttttttctcataaatacGTGAGTTTTTCTAGTAAATTTACCATTTAATCTGAAAGTTTTATgctacactgtaaaaacaacagaagagcGACAGATATCTtccaatttatttaatttttttctattatgttAATTGACAATGTCACCAAATTAATTCCTATAAATGCATTATACTTGCTGAAGAAGCGACTCTGGCCTGTTCCTGTCGTAAACTCGGGGAAATAACCGACCTATGTTGGTGTTTCCCATGACCAGCGGCGCTTTAGGGTTACTGGTCTTGAGCTGGACCAGCTCCTCCAGGGAGACGGGGGACACCCAGCTCATCCTCTCCCCACGGAAGGTGAGTGTCTCTGGGTTCGCCGTCTCTGCCATCAGCTGTGGAGAAAGTGAAATGAGTCCGTGTGAGTGGACACGGTGTGTGAAATGTTAACCAAGCACAACTCATGACTTACAATCAGTTCAGGGGGGAAGATGAGCTCCTGTGTCGGGTCCAGTGGAAGAAACTCTTCTTTGTCAAACAACTGGGGCTAGAAAAGGTTAAATAGAATGATcactaacaacaacaacaaaataaataaaaagagcgACCTATAAAGATTTAAATACAGAACATataagaataaaagaaagaaaaagagattaGAATAAGAAATCCCCTCACATGCTCTGGTTCATCAGGATGTTGCTCTCCTTTCAGGCAACAGTCCCCGCCTCCATTGGCTTGGCAGCAGTTGGCTTCCTGTTGGGATTGATTGCAGCAATCAtcacattatattttaaatcaccGCTGTGTTTGTTATAAGTTATGAAGATGAAGATGCTTTGTAC
This window encodes:
- the aox6 gene encoding LOW QUALITY PROTEIN: aldehyde oxidase 6 (The sequence of the model RefSeq protein was modified relative to this genomic sequence to represent the inferred CDS: inserted 1 base in 1 codon) — translated: MSAGKGGDTLCFFINGRKVTEDNADPETTLLSFLREKLGLTGTKYGCGGGGCGXCTVMLSRHQPATKTITHYSANACLLPLCQLHGAAVTTVEGIGSTKTRIHPVQERIAKAHGTQCGFCTPGMVMSVYTLLRNKPQPTMEDITQALAGNLCRCTGYRPIVDGCRTFCQEANCCQANGGGDCCLKGEQHPDEPEHPQLFDKEEFLPLDPTQELIFPPELILMAETANPETLTFRGERMSWVSPVSLEELVQLKTSNPKAPLVMGNTNIGPDIKFKGIVHPLIISPTRVMELFEVTQTPQGVWVGAGCSLTEVRSLLENLVPQFPEEETELFRALTQQLGSLGSQQIRNVATLGGNIVSAFPNSDLNPVLAAGNCKVSVISDGGRRELPLNQDFFVSFGKTILKPEEIVVSVFIPFSRKGEFVRAFRQAPRKESSFSTVTTGMRVFFSEASRLVQDVSIYYGGMGPTTVSAAKTCAAIVTRPWDDETLSRAYDVLLDELDLPPSAPGGKVEFRRSLTLSFLFKFNLEVLQKLREKNVITDELAEKMHPLPREIQTSLQEFPRVSKDQSDQDPVGRPIMHRSGLSQATGEAVYCDDIPRTDGELFLALVTSSRAHAKITALDVSEALRLPGVVDVVTATDIPGQKVRKILGYEEELLAETEVSCVGQMLCAVVADTRAHAKRGAAAVKVAYEDLPDPVFTPEEAIEKSSFFEPQMRIERGDVTKAFETVDQVHQGEFRMGGQEHFYLETQSMLVVPVGEETEFNAYVSTQWPTLVQDAIAETLSIPSNRVTCHVKRIGGAFGGKVVKTSILACITSVAAWKTNRAVRCVLERGEDMLITGGRHPVLGKYKVGFMNDGRIVAADIQYYANAGNTVDESPLIAEKIVLHFDNAYNIPNLRGHAAACRTNLPSNTAFRGFGVPQSLVVVENVVNDVAAVLGRPADQIREINMYKGPSLTHYKFEFSPENLLRCWEECKVKSDYGERRRAVDRFNQQNRWKKRGMSIIPIKYGIAFSESFLNQAAALVHIYKDGSVLVSHGGTEMGQGLHTKMQQVASRELHIPPSMIYISETSTNTVPNTCPTAASFGTDANGMAVKNACETLYQRLEPIRQKNPKGSWESWVQAAFFQKISLSATGFYRGPDLYMDWDKKEGKPYAYFVFGVCCSEVELDCLTGDYRTVRTDIVMDIGRSVNPSVDIGQIEGAFMQGLGLYTLEELKFSPSGLLYTRGPSQYKVPAVCDVPLRFNVYLLPDSHNPHAIYSSKGIGEPVLFLGSSVFFAIKDAVAAARQDSGLGGPFSLDSPATPERACLACASPFTQKIPASEPGSFKPWALNI